In the Dethiosulfovibrio faecalis genome, CTCCTTGGACGGGGATCTCTCGAGGGATCCGTAAGAGACATGACTAATACCTTCTTGTTCTGCAACGTAAATCACATACTTTCATCCGATAGAACGGTCCACATGGTTTTCCGCCGCCAGGTTAAATATGCCATGGATTCCTCTGTCGATGAGGATATGGGATACCAGATTTCCATCGGCGATATCGCCTCTTATGAAGGAGTAGTTATCCTTGCCCTCAAGGTTCGCCAGAGAATACAGGTTTCCTGCGTAGGTCAGAAAATCCAGCACCGTTACGTTATGCCCCTGTTCCACCAGCAGGTGGACCAGGTTACTTCCTATAAATCCGGCTCCGCCTGTGATTAGGTAGTTCATCAGATCACCTCATGCACTCGTAGTAGATCTTCTCCCATAGTTCTCGAGCTTTTTGGGTGGAAAAATTCTTAAAAACACAGTCTCTATTAGAGACAGCCGTTTTTGCTGAAAAAATAAAATCCGAAGGTAGACACTCTCGTAGTATTTTTTTTGTGTCGTATACTTTAAAGCCCATAGAGGAGTAGTCCTTGTAGGTTGTCGTATCTGAC is a window encoding:
- a CDS encoding GDP-mannose 4,6-dehydratase, whose amino-acid sequence is MNYLITGGAGFIGSNLVHLLVEQGHNVTVLDFLTYAGNLYSLANLEGKDNYSFIRGDIADGNLVSHILIDRGIHGIFNLAAENHVDRSIG